One window from the genome of Spirosoma rhododendri encodes:
- a CDS encoding vWA domain-containing protein gives MHDQSPVPSSALPVAEWQQALDTVLQTPLKARPYSAQIMRQSPTAFLFLIDQSGSMDERTTYRGRVLSKAAAVAQIVNQTLLELVLRCQKGDEVRHYYDIALIGYGGLNDEQAVSLWSGAMAGKFFLSPAELAGATIRVDEVTVERSIRGRSMTVTEKRPVWLNAVHNYRTPMKSAICLAESLVREWLVAQQGNDVYPPTVINITDGVATDATADELLACCERLKALRSMDGNVLLMNIHVSDERGKSILFPARADDLGSDQYARLLYDMSSEMPAPYHADIASLFGLDQRTSYVGMCSNADMDALVKFMNIGTPTQHNSSFIANLSPEP, from the coding sequence ATGCACGATCAATCCCCCGTTCCCTCGTCCGCCCTGCCCGTTGCCGAATGGCAGCAGGCGCTGGACACCGTCCTGCAAACACCCCTGAAAGCCCGGCCGTACTCGGCGCAGATCATGCGGCAGTCCCCCACGGCCTTCCTGTTTCTGATCGACCAATCGGGGTCGATGGACGAGCGGACAACCTACCGGGGGCGGGTGCTGTCGAAGGCGGCAGCGGTAGCGCAGATTGTCAATCAGACGCTGCTGGAACTGGTGCTGCGCTGTCAGAAAGGCGACGAGGTCCGGCATTACTACGACATTGCACTCATCGGTTACGGCGGCCTCAACGACGAGCAGGCCGTTTCGCTCTGGTCGGGCGCTATGGCGGGGAAGTTCTTTCTGTCGCCCGCTGAATTGGCCGGGGCTACCATCCGGGTCGATGAAGTGACAGTCGAGCGGAGTATCCGGGGGCGGTCGATGACAGTCACGGAAAAACGGCCGGTCTGGCTCAACGCGGTGCACAACTACCGCACCCCTATGAAAAGCGCAATCTGCCTGGCTGAGTCGCTGGTGCGGGAATGGCTGGTGGCACAGCAGGGCAACGACGTCTATCCTCCCACGGTCATCAACATCACCGATGGCGTCGCGACGGATGCCACGGCCGACGAACTGCTGGCCTGCTGCGAACGGCTGAAGGCACTGCGCTCAATGGACGGTAACGTCCTGCTGATGAACATTCACGTGTCCGACGAGCGGGGCAAAAGCATCCTGTTTCCGGCCCGCGCCGACGATCTGGGCAGCGATCAGTACGCACGGCTGCTGTACGATATGTCGAGCGAGATGCCCGCGCCCTACCACGCCGACATCGCCAGCCTGTTCGGCCTCGATCAGCGGACGAGCTACGTGGGTATGTGCAGTAACGCCGATATGGATGCGCTGGTCAAGTTCATGAACATCGGCACGCCCACGCAGCACAATTCTAGTTTCATCGCCAACCTGTCGCCGGAACCGTGA
- a CDS encoding serine/threonine-protein kinase: MYPSISEYIQAIELSADTFKTLHHLTPLRRPDGQLYFSSGNFAVVFRMQDCRTGHVVAVRCFLRAEPQRQTRLWFIARYIADHFPHYLIPFTYHTDELWVDTRFGQAGEFDLVTMPWVDGQPLARYVANLCQDQNKDALNQLARRFDKLAHWLINQPFAHGDLKPDNILVGPDGLLTLIDYDGFYVPMLDGLTATELGTLPYRHPARTLDLFDRHLDDFSLLALSLELHALSVSPDLFTDADSLFLSPQTVEQPFSATRWEQLRSLRSQAVSMRAGLLEYALHSDPGAIIALKKLLVSHR, translated from the coding sequence ATGTATCCATCCATCAGCGAATACATACAGGCCATCGAACTGTCGGCCGACACGTTCAAAACGTTGCACCACCTGACACCGCTACGTCGACCCGATGGGCAACTGTATTTCAGCAGCGGCAACTTTGCCGTGGTGTTTCGGATGCAGGACTGCCGGACGGGGCATGTGGTGGCGGTGCGTTGCTTTCTCCGCGCCGAACCGCAACGACAAACCCGACTCTGGTTCATCGCCCGCTACATCGCCGACCATTTTCCGCATTACCTGATTCCATTCACCTACCACACCGACGAGCTGTGGGTCGATACGCGTTTCGGACAGGCGGGGGAATTTGATCTGGTAACGATGCCCTGGGTCGACGGGCAACCGTTGGCCCGATACGTAGCGAATCTGTGTCAGGACCAAAATAAAGACGCCTTAAATCAACTGGCCCGGCGGTTCGACAAGCTGGCGCACTGGCTTATCAATCAGCCGTTTGCCCACGGCGATCTCAAACCCGACAATATCCTCGTCGGTCCTGACGGGCTCCTGACGCTGATCGACTACGACGGCTTTTACGTACCCATGCTCGACGGGCTAACCGCTACCGAACTGGGCACGCTCCCCTACCGGCACCCCGCCCGGACGCTCGATCTTTTCGACCGGCACCTCGACGATTTCAGTCTACTGGCCCTGTCGCTGGAGTTACACGCGCTAAGCGTCAGCCCCGACCTCTTCACCGACGCCGACAGTCTATTTCTATCCCCCCAAACCGTCGAGCAACCGTTTTCCGCGACGCGTTGGGAGCAGCTGCGCAGCTTACGGTCGCAGGCCGTTTCGATGCGGGCTGGCCTGCTCGAATACGCGCTCCACAGCGATCCGGGCGCCATTATCGCGCTAAAAAAGCTGCTAGTGAGTCATCGGTAG
- a CDS encoding T9SS type A sorting domain-containing protein has protein sequence MCQGGATVSLVSSVTPISGNSLKWYTSPTSASLAAAPQVSTSQTGPPQVFYVSQTNTNGCESSRAAITYMVYALPNPPSVVSPVAYCQNATAQPLQATPSPGGTLNFYTVSSGGTSTTSLTPQTQSSNIYYVSQTVNGCESGSRAPITVTINAQPTRPAVTTPVVYCQFATASPLSATAATNNTLIWYALNGQQLGSAPTPPTTVTGVTSYSVNQRDPLGCISQPAIISVTINAKPTAPATAPLSACLNTVAPSLPTSVTATGTLKWYTASVGGVGATVAPVLSTTAVGSTTYYVSQTSADGCESDRAAITYTVNPLPSPPVPTPRTVLYCQGATATPLTASGQNLKWYLTNTTSVSATSITPSTTIAGSVKYFVSQTNGNGCESPRDSVTVITSSRPVAPTVVSPVTYCQNAVATSLSATAIPNNTLKWYGTDLASTTFTTQATVPSTTTPGTFTYYVTQTDGNSCESDKAGIVVRVNPLPTTPVTTSITVCQNATTVSLPSAVVATGILKWYTTPTGGVGSTTAPVLSTSAATTYTYYVSQTDGNGCESNRATLTATVKPLPAAPTVSLNVVPLCQSSTPTALTAMASTGGTLKWYDPSGNTFASIIPSSAVVATTVYQVSQLVDGCEGPKTSVSVVVIRKPDAPTVAVPAAYCQFAQPTALSATAAATNTLKWYAGPTGGAVIPTPTPSTSSPGTTTYYVTQTDLNGCESDRASIAVQVKAKPAPPVTAPVAFCANQVSSLSAVADNGGTLNWYGTSPTSGTATATAPIPSTSVIGAPVNYYVSQTVNGCESDRAVVAVTIKALPVAPTVSATPVVYCQGVTAQPLSATPATNGTLNWYLTQTGGTSSPTAFTPSTASNVPPTSYYYVSQTVDGCEGPRSTIAVTINPKPTIPTVTPAVTYCQNAVATSLTATASGTLRWYTDPAGSPAIPTPTPSTTSPGVTNYYVTQTSPNGCESDRATIVVTINALPAAPVVSQTAVAVCQNSTPVTLTATASTGGTLNWYMVATGTPSPTAPAPPTTAAGSTMTYYVSQTVNGCEGPKTAISVTVTPLPAAPTVSTPVNYCQNAVAQPLTATASTGGTLNWYDPTGNALASVAPTPATTTPGPVVYQVSQTVNGCEGPRASITVAVSQAPVVPTATTTLAYCQSSVPPALTATASTGGTLNWYTVATGGTASSVAPIPNTTTAGVQTYYVSQTINGCESNRVTITVTINALPAAPVVSQTAVAVCQNSAPVTLTATASTGGTLNWYTTLNGTPSATAPAPPTTAAGSTMTYYVSQTVNGCEGAKAAIIVTVTALPAAPAVSTPVNYCQNAVALPLTATASAGGTLNWYSPAGGPASSAALTPSTTTAGQQTYSVSQTVNGCEGPKASIIVNIYQAPAVPATTAALAYCQNSVAPVLTATPSTGGTINWYTVPTGGTASSVAPIPNTTTAGVQVYYVSQTVNGCESDRTGITVTIKATPVAPTPVSPTISLCQSGTATPLTAVPSTGGTLNWYTVVGGTASPVAPTPNTSAAGQQTYYVSQTISGCEGPTTPIVVTVNALPAAPVVAAASVSFCQNSASTALTAQPSPGGTLYWYAGTGGTGSTTAPVPPTSTAGTQTYLVSQRVNGCEGPQTTLTVTINPLPAAPTTSPTPITYCQGVTALPLTAAGTGTLNWYTTAGGTPSQTAPVPPTTTPGLFTYYVSQTINGCEGPQATIVVLINATPAAPTVGATPVYCQNGTSTALAAIPSSGGTLEWYTTPTGGSPSSTPPTPPVGSAGTVTYYVSQNIGGCEGPRVQVTATIKPSPAAPTVTPTLAYCENSVAPALTATPSGGTLNWYTVPTGGTGSATPPVPPTNTVGTQSYYVSQITADGCEGPRAAIAVTIRALPAAPTTTPLSICQNATPPSLALSVAAFGPVNWYTTQTGGTPSTVAPVPATANPGPITYYVSQTDANGCESQRSLLLVTVTATPAAPVVPTSAPVCQNTAPIVLTAAGQGLKWYADATSTGSLGSSIVQQTGVAGTFAYYVSQTVGSCEGPRALAQVVVNASPAAPVVQATQSGCQDAPAQPLTASGTALQWYDANDSQIGTPTPDTRVESTQTYSYKVTQTVNGCVSPKATVLYTVTVLPVPTVTTPVAYCQNQQATPLQASGSGLRWVDPSGAVTTAAPTPPTSVITAGASYSVSQTNAQGCESRKAEIRVTVNAQAVAVLSGTTTVSYGSGAPLTLTLSGVGPYSYTLSNGITGVAESASVGTITRTISVTPTASTTYTLLGVSNGCGAGNASGSATVTVDRPAIVAGGLSVSSVCAGGQIDVPFTTSGTFTPGNTFVVEMALAGDSATRQYRAISTGVVQGPVIQTTVPINYAQGLYFIRVRATNTNYPVVSAPSATTLNVRALPTASISASKTVVYRGERVQLNFTFSGDAPWQATYRDRTGVRPISPTTNPYSLTFTADSTTTYKLLSVTNGCGTGHIDGVDSVRIRVDILTADESPFATSVKVYPVPTNGDVTVEIDDPMLKNAADIQLTRLNGEVAQTVKTRQRQTVIKLGDEPAGIYFLQIRLGDRSTVRRILKQ, from the coding sequence GTGTGTCAAGGGGGGGCAACGGTGTCGCTGGTCAGCAGTGTGACGCCCATATCGGGGAACTCGCTGAAATGGTACACCTCGCCCACGTCGGCCAGTTTGGCTGCGGCTCCGCAGGTCTCGACCAGCCAAACCGGTCCACCACAGGTGTTTTACGTGAGTCAGACGAACACCAATGGCTGTGAGAGCAGCCGGGCGGCCATTACTTACATGGTCTACGCACTGCCGAATCCGCCTTCGGTCGTCAGTCCGGTGGCCTACTGTCAGAACGCTACCGCGCAGCCCTTACAGGCAACCCCATCGCCGGGCGGTACGCTGAACTTCTATACGGTTTCGTCGGGCGGGACAAGTACCACATCGCTAACCCCGCAAACCCAGTCCAGCAACATCTATTACGTGAGCCAGACGGTCAACGGCTGCGAGAGCGGTTCACGGGCTCCGATCACGGTAACGATCAATGCCCAGCCGACCCGCCCCGCCGTTACGACGCCCGTGGTCTATTGCCAGTTTGCAACGGCGTCTCCGCTGAGTGCCACCGCTGCAACTAACAACACGCTGATCTGGTACGCGCTCAATGGGCAACAGCTGGGTAGCGCTCCCACGCCACCGACGACGGTAACGGGCGTAACATCGTATTCGGTTAACCAGCGCGATCCGTTAGGCTGTATCAGTCAGCCAGCGATCATCAGTGTAACGATCAACGCTAAACCGACGGCCCCCGCTACGGCTCCGTTGAGTGCCTGTCTGAACACAGTAGCCCCGTCGTTGCCGACCAGCGTTACGGCTACTGGCACGTTAAAATGGTACACGGCTTCAGTTGGTGGGGTAGGGGCCACCGTCGCACCCGTCCTGTCGACCACTGCGGTTGGCAGCACGACTTACTACGTGAGCCAGACCAGCGCCGACGGCTGCGAAAGCGACCGGGCTGCCATTACCTATACCGTCAACCCACTGCCCAGCCCGCCTGTGCCAACACCCCGTACGGTGCTTTACTGTCAGGGGGCAACTGCAACGCCGTTGACGGCCTCGGGCCAGAACCTGAAATGGTACCTGACCAACACGACCAGCGTATCGGCCACTTCGATAACCCCCTCGACTACCATTGCGGGTAGCGTGAAATACTTCGTGAGCCAGACGAATGGGAATGGCTGCGAAAGTCCCCGCGATTCGGTGACGGTCATTACCAGCTCGCGGCCGGTAGCACCCACGGTTGTCTCACCAGTAACGTACTGCCAGAATGCCGTAGCTACTTCGCTGTCGGCAACGGCCATACCCAACAACACGCTGAAATGGTACGGTACCGACCTCGCCAGCACGACCTTCACGACGCAGGCGACCGTTCCATCGACTACCACGCCCGGCACGTTCACCTACTACGTAACGCAGACCGACGGTAACAGCTGCGAAAGCGACAAAGCCGGTATCGTCGTACGCGTTAACCCGCTACCGACAACACCCGTCACCACGTCGATTACGGTTTGCCAGAATGCAACGACGGTCAGCCTGCCATCGGCGGTGGTGGCTACGGGCATCCTGAAATGGTACACAACACCGACGGGTGGCGTAGGTAGCACGACAGCCCCGGTACTGTCGACCTCGGCTGCTACGACCTACACGTACTACGTCAGCCAAACCGACGGCAACGGCTGCGAAAGCAACCGCGCTACGCTGACAGCAACGGTGAAACCGCTACCGGCCGCTCCAACGGTTTCCCTCAACGTGGTGCCACTCTGCCAGAGCAGTACCCCCACAGCCCTGACGGCAATGGCCAGCACGGGCGGCACGCTAAAATGGTATGATCCGTCGGGTAACACGTTTGCGTCGATTATCCCATCGTCAGCCGTAGTCGCGACTACGGTGTATCAGGTCAGTCAGCTCGTCGATGGTTGCGAAGGGCCGAAGACGAGCGTGTCAGTGGTCGTTATCCGCAAACCCGATGCTCCGACCGTTGCCGTACCTGCTGCTTACTGCCAGTTTGCGCAGCCAACAGCCCTGTCGGCCACGGCCGCTGCAACCAACACGCTGAAATGGTACGCTGGCCCGACAGGTGGTGCGGTTATTCCCACCCCCACGCCGTCGACCAGCTCCCCCGGCACAACGACTTATTACGTCACACAGACTGACCTGAACGGTTGCGAAAGCGACCGGGCCAGCATTGCCGTACAGGTGAAGGCTAAACCTGCCCCGCCCGTTACGGCCCCCGTAGCGTTCTGCGCCAATCAGGTGTCGTCGCTGAGTGCGGTGGCCGACAATGGCGGGACGCTCAACTGGTACGGCACCAGCCCGACCAGCGGCACGGCGACCGCGACGGCTCCGATTCCGTCGACCAGCGTGATCGGCGCACCGGTTAATTACTATGTGAGTCAGACGGTGAATGGCTGCGAAAGCGACCGCGCTGTGGTTGCCGTAACGATCAAGGCATTGCCCGTTGCACCGACTGTCAGCGCCACGCCTGTCGTTTATTGCCAGGGGGTAACGGCGCAACCGCTATCGGCCACGCCAGCGACAAACGGTACGCTTAACTGGTATCTGACGCAGACCGGCGGGACTTCCTCACCCACCGCGTTCACCCCGTCGACGGCCAGTAACGTTCCCCCAACCAGCTACTATTACGTCAGTCAGACGGTTGACGGCTGCGAAGGACCACGGTCGACCATTGCCGTAACGATCAATCCCAAACCCACAATACCGACCGTAACGCCAGCGGTAACCTACTGCCAGAACGCCGTTGCTACATCGCTGACAGCCACCGCCAGCGGTACCCTGCGCTGGTACACCGACCCGGCGGGTAGCCCGGCCATTCCAACGCCGACGCCCTCGACCACTTCGCCCGGCGTCACCAATTACTACGTCACGCAGACGAGCCCTAACGGCTGCGAAAGCGACCGTGCCACCATCGTTGTGACGATTAATGCGCTGCCTGCTGCGCCGGTTGTCAGCCAGACGGCTGTGGCTGTTTGTCAGAACAGCACCCCCGTTACCCTGACAGCAACAGCCAGCACGGGCGGTACGCTCAACTGGTACATGGTAGCTACCGGGACGCCTTCTCCGACGGCCCCCGCTCCGCCAACAACTGCGGCCGGGTCGACGATGACTTACTATGTGAGCCAGACAGTCAATGGGTGCGAAGGACCAAAAACAGCCATCAGCGTGACAGTGACCCCGCTGCCCGCTGCGCCCACGGTTAGCACCCCCGTCAATTACTGCCAGAACGCCGTTGCCCAGCCATTGACGGCCACCGCCAGCACAGGTGGTACACTTAACTGGTACGATCCGACGGGTAATGCGCTGGCGTCGGTTGCTCCAACGCCTGCTACCACCACGCCCGGCCCGGTTGTTTATCAGGTCAGTCAGACGGTCAACGGTTGCGAAGGGCCACGGGCGTCGATCACGGTTGCTGTGAGTCAGGCTCCCGTTGTACCGACAGCCACGACGACACTGGCCTACTGCCAGAGCAGTGTACCGCCGGCCCTGACGGCGACGGCCAGCACGGGTGGTACGCTCAACTGGTACACGGTAGCCACCGGTGGCACAGCCTCATCCGTTGCACCAATACCGAATACGACCACGGCCGGTGTACAGACCTACTACGTGAGCCAGACGATCAACGGTTGTGAAAGCAATCGGGTTACGATAACGGTAACGATCAACGCCCTGCCCGCTGCGCCGGTTGTCAGCCAGACGGCTGTGGCTGTTTGTCAGAACAGCGCCCCCGTTACCCTGACGGCGACGGCCAGCACGGGCGGCACGCTCAACTGGTACACCACGCTCAACGGGACGCCCTCGGCTACCGCCCCCGCCCCGCCAACGACTGCGGCCGGGTCGACGATGACCTACTATGTGAGCCAGACCGTCAACGGCTGCGAAGGAGCAAAGGCAGCGATCATCGTGACGGTCACAGCCCTGCCCGCTGCGCCCGCTGTCAGCACCCCCGTTAACTACTGCCAAAACGCCGTTGCCCTGCCGCTGACGGCTACGGCCAGCGCAGGCGGTACACTCAACTGGTATAGCCCGGCGGGTGGCCCTGCCTCATCCGCTGCGCTGACACCCAGCACGACCACGGCCGGACAGCAGACCTACTCCGTTAGTCAGACGGTCAATGGCTGCGAAGGCCCGAAAGCGTCAATCATTGTCAACATCTATCAGGCACCGGCCGTACCGGCAACAACCGCGGCCCTGGCGTACTGCCAGAACAGCGTTGCCCCGGTGCTGACGGCGACACCCAGCACGGGCGGTACGATTAACTGGTACACGGTGCCAACTGGCGGCACTGCATCGTCCGTTGCGCCGATACCGAACACAACTACCGCCGGTGTGCAGGTCTACTACGTGAGTCAGACGGTCAACGGTTGCGAAAGCGATAGAACAGGCATCACGGTAACGATCAAGGCCACGCCGGTCGCGCCGACTCCGGTTAGTCCGACGATCAGCCTGTGCCAGAGCGGTACCGCGACGCCGTTGACAGCGGTTCCCAGCACGGGCGGCACGCTCAACTGGTACACAGTCGTTGGTGGGACTGCTTCGCCGGTGGCCCCGACCCCCAATACGAGTGCCGCCGGACAACAAACCTACTACGTGAGTCAGACCATCAGTGGCTGCGAGGGCCCAACTACGCCGATCGTCGTTACGGTCAATGCGTTGCCAGCCGCACCGGTCGTTGCTGCTGCATCGGTTAGCTTCTGCCAGAACAGCGCGTCGACCGCGCTGACGGCCCAGCCAAGTCCGGGTGGTACGCTGTATTGGTACGCCGGTACGGGCGGTACCGGGTCGACCACGGCTCCCGTGCCACCGACGAGTACTGCTGGTACGCAGACGTATCTGGTTAGCCAGCGTGTCAACGGCTGCGAAGGACCACAGACGACGCTCACCGTCACAATCAACCCGCTCCCCGCTGCGCCGACGACCAGCCCAACGCCGATAACGTATTGTCAGGGTGTAACGGCGCTGCCGCTGACCGCTGCCGGTACGGGTACGCTCAACTGGTACACAACGGCTGGCGGAACCCCGTCGCAAACAGCGCCTGTACCACCGACAACCACACCGGGTCTGTTTACGTACTACGTGAGTCAGACAATCAATGGTTGCGAAGGCCCACAGGCGACCATTGTTGTACTGATCAACGCAACCCCGGCGGCTCCGACGGTTGGGGCTACACCAGTTTATTGCCAGAACGGAACCAGCACCGCGCTGGCGGCTATCCCGAGTTCGGGTGGCACGCTGGAGTGGTATACGACCCCAACGGGCGGCTCACCGTCCAGCACACCACCAACGCCCCCCGTCGGGTCAGCCGGTACGGTGACGTACTATGTGAGCCAGAATATCGGCGGTTGCGAGGGCCCACGTGTTCAGGTTACGGCCACGATCAAACCGTCGCCCGCTGCGCCAACGGTAACGCCTACGCTGGCCTACTGCGAGAACAGTGTGGCTCCGGCGCTGACGGCCACACCCTCGGGTGGTACGCTGAACTGGTACACGGTACCGACTGGCGGCACCGGATCGGCAACGCCCCCGGTACCACCGACAAACACCGTGGGTACGCAGTCGTACTACGTCAGTCAGATCACGGCTGATGGGTGCGAAGGTCCGCGGGCGGCCATTGCCGTTACGATCCGGGCCCTGCCTGCTGCCCCGACGACAACGCCGTTGAGTATCTGTCAGAACGCTACCCCGCCCTCGCTGGCCTTATCGGTAGCGGCTTTCGGGCCGGTAAACTGGTACACGACGCAGACGGGCGGCACACCATCGACGGTGGCACCAGTACCTGCAACGGCGAATCCCGGACCGATCACGTACTACGTTAGTCAGACCGACGCCAACGGATGCGAAAGCCAGCGGTCACTGTTGCTGGTGACGGTTACGGCAACGCCAGCGGCTCCCGTCGTGCCAACCAGTGCGCCGGTTTGTCAGAATACCGCCCCGATTGTATTGACCGCAGCGGGGCAGGGGCTGAAATGGTATGCCGACGCCACGTCGACGGGTAGCCTGGGTAGCTCGATTGTTCAGCAGACAGGCGTTGCCGGTACGTTCGCGTACTATGTTAGCCAGACGGTCGGTTCCTGCGAAGGACCACGGGCACTGGCGCAGGTAGTCGTCAATGCCAGCCCGGCCGCGCCGGTTGTACAGGCCACGCAGAGCGGCTGTCAGGACGCCCCGGCTCAACCGCTGACGGCGTCGGGTACGGCCCTGCAATGGTACGATGCCAACGACAGTCAGATCGGGACGCCCACGCCCGACACGCGCGTTGAGTCAACCCAGACTTATTCGTACAAAGTAACCCAGACCGTCAACGGCTGCGTTAGCCCGAAGGCAACGGTACTGTACACGGTGACGGTGTTGCCCGTGCCGACGGTAACGACGCCGGTTGCTTATTGCCAGAATCAGCAGGCGACACCGTTGCAGGCCAGCGGCAGCGGGCTACGTTGGGTAGACCCGAGTGGTGCCGTGACAACCGCAGCGCCGACACCACCCACCAGCGTTATCACGGCCGGTGCCAGTTATTCGGTCAGTCAGACAAACGCGCAGGGCTGCGAAAGCCGTAAAGCTGAAATCCGCGTTACGGTCAACGCCCAGGCGGTGGCCGTGCTGAGCGGCACCACCACGGTAAGTTACGGCAGTGGCGCACCGCTGACGCTGACGCTGTCGGGTGTTGGGCCGTACAGCTACACGCTCTCGAATGGTATCACGGGCGTGGCAGAATCGGCTTCGGTGGGTACAATCACCCGCACGATTTCGGTAACGCCCACGGCCTCGACGACGTACACGCTGCTCGGGGTGTCGAATGGCTGCGGGGCCGGTAACGCATCCGGTTCGGCAACCGTCACGGTCGATAGACCAGCGATCGTTGCGGGGGGGCTGTCGGTGTCATCGGTTTGCGCGGGCGGACAGATCGACGTGCCTTTCACGACCAGTGGTACATTTACACCCGGTAACACCTTCGTGGTGGAAATGGCGCTCGCTGGTGATTCGGCGACCCGGCAGTACCGGGCTATTTCCACGGGCGTAGTGCAGGGCCCTGTCATTCAGACGACTGTCCCGATCAACTACGCGCAGGGACTGTATTTCATTCGGGTCAGGGCGACAAACACAAACTACCCGGTTGTCAGTGCACCCAGTGCAACGACGCTCAACGTACGAGCGTTGCCCACCGCGTCGATCAGTGCGAGCAAAACCGTGGTGTACCGGGGTGAGCGCGTTCAGTTGAACTTCACCTTCAGCGGTGATGCGCCCTGGCAGGCAACCTATCGGGATCGCACAGGTGTTCGTCCGATCAGCCCGACCACCAATCCCTATTCGTTGACATTCACGGCCGACAGTACGACGACGTACAAATTGCTGAGTGTGACAAACGGCTGCGGAACGGGACACATTGACGGCGTCGACTCGGTCCGAATCCGCGTCGACATACTAACGGCGGATGAGTCTCCCTTTGCCACGTCGGTGAAGGTGTACCCTGTGCCAACGAACGGTGATGTGACCGTTGAGATTGATGATCCGATGCTGAAAAACGCAGCCGATATTCAGTTGACCCGTCTCAACGGAGAGGTGGCGCAGACGGTAAAAACGCGGCAGCGGCAAACGGTCATCAAACTCGGCGACGAACCCGCTGGTATCTATTTCCTGCAAATCAGACTCGGCGACCGGTCCACCGTCCGACGAATACTGAAGCAATAG
- a CDS encoding immunoglobulin domain-containing protein, with protein MTPSTSTTGTTTYYVTQTNTNGCESARSPLTVTINPTPLAPAVANTSVAYCQNTTAQPLQATATSGNTLNWYNSQGAALGSTAPTPSTTNPGTTFYQVSQRNASGCESPRVQITVTINTAPPPRPPARSMCVKGGQRCRWSAV; from the coding sequence ATTACACCCTCGACAAGTACGACCGGTACGACGACCTATTACGTCACACAGACCAACACCAACGGCTGCGAAAGTGCCCGTAGCCCGCTGACGGTAACAATCAATCCGACTCCGCTGGCACCGGCTGTTGCCAACACGTCGGTTGCCTATTGCCAGAATACGACAGCGCAGCCGCTACAGGCGACGGCAACGTCGGGTAATACGCTCAACTGGTACAATAGTCAGGGAGCAGCATTAGGTAGTACGGCCCCAACGCCATCGACGACAAATCCGGGTACGACGTTCTACCAAGTAAGTCAGCGTAACGCCAGCGGCTGCGAAAGTCCCCGTGTTCAGATTACGGTAACGATTAATACGGCTCCCCCGCCCCGGCCACCAGCCCGGTCAATGTGTGTCAAGGGGGGGCAACGGTGTCGCTGGTCAGCAGTGTGA
- a CDS encoding immunoglobulin domain-containing protein has translation MSLSLRLFRCVVALLFLCAGVAQAQVTVSNVTPSTVCAGGNVSFSYTNALGLFSQTSINLVGPSTNTTTQLLATITAGSTSGTVSVTIPRNKAGGSYTIQVLNQSNGGSATTQPFTVVALPAAPTTSNVTYCQNATPTSLTASGQNLKWYTAASGGAASTSITPSTATPGATTYYVSQTNSSGCESDRAPLTVTVNALPNAPTTTNVSYCQNATPTSLTATGQNLKWYTSSSGGRPPRRLHPRQVRPVRRPITSHRPTPTAAKVPVAR, from the coding sequence ATGTCTTTATCTCTACGGCTGTTTCGCTGTGTGGTTGCGTTGTTATTCCTCTGTGCCGGTGTGGCGCAGGCCCAGGTGACGGTTAGTAATGTCACGCCATCTACCGTCTGCGCAGGCGGTAACGTATCGTTTAGCTACACCAACGCGCTTGGCCTTTTTTCACAGACGAGTATTAACCTTGTTGGTCCCAGCACTAATACTACTACTCAGCTACTCGCAACAATTACAGCCGGCTCTACTAGTGGCACAGTATCAGTTACTATTCCGCGCAATAAAGCCGGGGGCTCCTACACGATTCAGGTACTCAATCAGAGTAATGGCGGGTCGGCGACGACACAGCCTTTTACAGTGGTTGCCCTACCTGCCGCGCCAACAACCTCGAACGTTACCTACTGCCAGAACGCCACTCCTACCTCGCTGACGGCGTCGGGACAGAATCTAAAATGGTATACGGCTGCCAGTGGTGGTGCGGCCTCCACGTCGATAACGCCCTCGACTGCCACACCGGGCGCGACAACTTACTACGTTAGTCAGACCAACAGCAGTGGCTGTGAAAGCGACCGTGCTCCGTTGACTGTTACCGTCAACGCGCTGCCCAACGCACCCACGACGACCAATGTCAGCTACTGCCAGAACGCCACCCCTACCTCGCTGACGGCTACGGGGCAGAATCTGAAATGGTATACCAGCTCTAGTGGGGGACGGCCTCCACGTCGATTACACCCTCGACAAGTACGACCGGTACGACGACCTATTACGTCACACAGACCAACACCAACGGCTGCGAAAGTGCCCGTAGCCCGCTGA
- a CDS encoding 4a-hydroxytetrahydrobiopterin dehydratase has protein sequence MWREEDNQLVREFTFADFSEAFAFMTRVAMAAEKMDHHPWWSNVYNKVTIKLTTHDAGNTITDLDRKLAKLIDTLVA, from the coding sequence ATGTGGCGCGAAGAAGATAATCAGCTCGTGCGCGAATTTACATTCGCTGATTTTTCGGAGGCATTCGCCTTCATGACCCGCGTGGCGATGGCTGCCGAAAAGATGGATCATCATCCGTGGTGGTCCAACGTCTACAACAAGGTTACGATCAAGCTGACCACCCACGATGCGGGTAATACCATCACCGACCTTGACCGGAAACTGGCGAAGCTAATCGATACACTAGTCGCCTAG